A single region of the Nicotiana sylvestris chromosome 6, ASM39365v2, whole genome shotgun sequence genome encodes:
- the LOC104223601 gene encoding uncharacterized protein, producing MSNGDWMCAACQHINFKKRDACQRCSCPKYATPADVAMYGLNKTEVLAGDWYCSAMNCGSHNYASRTNCYRCGALKSDYYGIGAGMMASTGYGYDASSVPGWKSGDWICSGLGCGMHNYASRAECYKCKTPRDFGGDLRESNLY from the exons ATGAGCAATGGAGATTGGATGTGTGCTGCATGCCAACATATAAATTTCAAGAAAAGGGATGCATGCCAACGATGCAGCTGCCCTAAATATGCAACGCCGGCTGATGTTGCCATGTATGGACTAAACAAAACAGAAGTCTTAGCCGGAGACTGGTATTGCAGTGCCATGAACTGTGGTTCTCACAACTATGCGAGTCGAACAAACTGCTATAGATGTGGTGCCTTAAAAAGCGATTATTATGGGATTGGGGCAGGAATGATGGCATCAACAGGTTATGGATATGATGCAAGTTCTGTTCCTGGCTGGAAGAGTGGTGATTGGATATGCAGCGG ATTAGGATGTGGTATGCACAACTACGCCAGTAGAGCAGAATGTTATAAATGCAAAACACCTAGGGATTTTG GAGGTGATCTGAGAGAAAGTAACCTATATTGA
- the LOC138870211 gene encoding uncharacterized protein produces the protein MAPYEALYGRKCRSPIGWFDVGETKFLGPELVQQAVEKGVMRFGKKGKLSPRYVGPYQIVQRIGRVAYKLDLPPELEAIHPVFHISMLRKFLGDPSCISPIEDIEVSENLSYEEILVAILDSQICKLRTKEVASVKVLWRSNNVEEMTWVAEEDMKSRYPHLFESSGDMPETNMAGVAHISTSDS, from the exons ATGGCACCTTATGAGGCACTATATGGGAGGAAATGCAGATCTCCTATTGGCTGGTTTGATGTTGGTGAGACAAAGTTTCTAGGACCTGAATTGGTACAGCAAGCTgtagaaaag ggtgtaatgagatttggtaagaaaggaaaactcagCCCTAGATATGTTGGGCCATATCAGATTGTTCAGAGAATTGGGCGAGTAGCCTACAAACTTGACCTGCCACCAGAATTAGAAGCAATCCATCCGGTATTTCACatttccatgcttcggaaattcTTAGGTGATCCTTCTTGCATCAGCCCTATCGAGGATATTGAAGTTTCCGAGAACTTGTCATATGAAGAAATACTTGTTGCCATTCTTGACAGTCAAATCTGTAAGCTACGGACTAAAGAGGTAGCCTCagtaaaagtactttggaggagcaATAATGTAGAGGAAATGACATGGGTGGCCGAGGAGGACATGAAGTCCAGATACCCTCATTTATTTGAGTCTTCAGGTGATATGCCTGAGACAAACATGGCAGGTGTTGCACATATATCAACCAGTGACAGTTAA
- the LOC138870212 gene encoding uncharacterized protein: protein MRPQFPRCDRCGRNHFGPCRQGSDACYTCGQSGHIMRHCPMTGGGGMAQPTASAGASSSVRPPRQSMQTSAGRGRGRFGASGLGGQQNRIYALSSRQDFESSPDVVTGILSVFSIDMYALIDPGSTLSYISPFVASKWDREPELLQQSFEVSTPMGESVVVRRVYRSCDVKIHDRHTLADLHELEMVDFDIIMGMDWLASCYANVDCWTKIVRFNFPSEPIIEWKGDAAVPKGKFISYLKARRMILKGYIYHLVRVHDMEVKYPTLQSVPVVNEFSDVFPDELPGLPPEREIDFAIDMLLDTQPISIPPYRMAPAELKELKAQLKDLLNKGFIRPSTSLWGAPVLFVRKKDGSLRMCIDYRQLNKVTIKNKYPLPRIDDLFDQLQGAKYFSKIDLRSGYHQLRVKERDIPKMAFRTRYGHYEFLVMSFGLTNAPAAFMDLMNRVFKPFLDIFVIVFIDDILVYSQSEAEHEDHLRVVLQTLKNQKLYAKFSKCEFWLNSVAFLGHIVSDKGIKVNGQKIEAVQN from the coding sequence ATGAGGCCTCAGTTTCCTAGATGTGATCGATGTGGCCGAAATCATTTTGGACCATGTCGCCagggttctgatgcatgttataCATGTGGACAGTCAGGTCATATTATGAGACATTGTCCGATGACAGGTGGAgggggtatggctcagccgacggCATCTGCAGGGGCTTCTTCTTCGGTACGTCCTCCTAGACAGAGTATGCAGACATCAGCTGGCAGGGGTAGGGGAAGATTTGGAGCTTCTGGTTTAGGAGGTCAGCAGAATCGCATATATGCTTTATCGAGTCGTCAGGATTTTGAGTCATCTCCGGACGTGGTTACAGGTATACTATCCGTCTTTTCTATCGATATGTATGCCTTGATAGATCCTGGTTCTACATTGTCGTATATCTCCCCCTTCGTTGCTAGTAAATGGGATAGAGAGCCTGAATTGTTGCAACAGTCCTTTGAGGTATCTACGCCAATGGGTGAGTCTGTTGTAGTTAGACGGGTATATCGAAGTTGTGACGTGAAGATTCATGACCGCCATACATTAGCAGATTTGCATGAGCTAGAAATGGTCGATTTTGATATcattatgggtatggattggttggcttcttgttatgCCAATGTAGATTGCTGGACAAAGATTGTTCGTTTTAATTTTCCAAGTGAGCCTATTATTGAATGGAAAGGTGATGCTGCAGTGCCTAAGGgaaagtttatttcttaccttaaagcTCGAAGGATGATTTTGAAAGGGTACATCTATCATTTGGTACGAGTGCATGATATGGAGGTGAAATATCCAACCCTTCAATCGGTTCCCGTCGTGAAtgaattttctgatgtatttcctgatgaACTTCCTGGTCTTCCTCCAGAAAGAGAAATCGACTTTGCTATTGATATGCTTCTAGatactcaaccaatatctattcctccatacagaatggctcctgctgagttaaaagaattgaaagcCCAGTTGAAGGATCTTCTAAATAAGGGCTTTATCAGGCCCAGCACATCTCtctggggtgcaccagtgttgtttgttcgtAAGAAGGATGGTTcgttaagaatgtgtattgactatcgccAGCTCAACAAAGTGACTATCAAAAACAAGTACCCTTTACCCAGaattgatgacttgtttgatcagttgcaaggtgccaaatatttctcaaagattgaccttCGATCCGGTTATCACCAATTGCGAGTTAAGGAGAGAGATATTCCGAAAATGgctttccggactagatatggccattatgaatttcttgtgatgtctttcggtcTTACTAATGcgccagcagcttttatggatttaatgaatcgggttttcaagccatttctagatatatttgtaattgttttcattgatgatattctggtatattctcaATCAGAAGCAGAACATGAGGATCATTTGCGTGTGGTGTTGCagactttgaaaaatcagaaattatatgctaaattctccaaatgtgaattttggttgaattcagtggctttccttgggcatatcgttTCCGATAAAGGTATTAAGGTAAATGGTCAGAAAATTGAAGCAGTACAAAACTAG